The following proteins are co-located in the Diaphorobacter sp. HDW4B genome:
- the gap gene encoding type I glyceraldehyde-3-phosphate dehydrogenase, which produces MTIKIGINGFGRIGRNVLRSAVQNFSDIEVVAINDLLEPDYLAYMLNYDSVHGRFKGDVKVEGNTLIVNGKKIRLTQERDPANLKWNEVGADIVIESTGLFLDKVTAQKHLDAGAKKVLLSAPSKDDTPMFVYGVNHKTYAGQTIISNASCTTNCLAPVAKVLNDKWGIKRGLMTTVHAATATQKTVDGPSNKDWRGGRGILENIIPSSTGAAKAVGVVIPELNKKLTGMSFRVPTSDVSVVDLTVELDKAATYEEIKAEMKAQSEGALKGVLGYTEDKVVATDFRGDTRTSIFDADAGIALDGTFVKVVSWYDNEWGYSNKCLEMVRVMAGK; this is translated from the coding sequence ATGACGATCAAGATTGGTATCAACGGCTTTGGCCGTATCGGCCGCAACGTGCTGCGCTCCGCAGTGCAGAACTTCTCCGACATCGAAGTCGTGGCGATCAACGACCTGCTGGAGCCTGACTACCTGGCATACATGCTGAACTACGACTCGGTGCACGGCCGCTTCAAGGGCGACGTGAAGGTCGAAGGCAACACGCTGATCGTGAACGGCAAGAAGATCCGCCTGACGCAAGAACGCGACCCGGCGAACCTGAAGTGGAACGAAGTCGGCGCCGACATCGTGATCGAATCCACCGGCCTGTTCCTGGACAAGGTCACCGCGCAGAAGCACCTCGACGCTGGCGCCAAGAAGGTGCTGCTGTCGGCTCCTTCCAAGGACGACACCCCCATGTTCGTCTACGGCGTGAACCACAAGACCTACGCTGGCCAAACCATCATCTCCAACGCTTCGTGCACCACCAACTGCCTGGCACCCGTGGCCAAGGTGCTGAACGACAAGTGGGGTATCAAGCGCGGTCTGATGACCACCGTGCACGCTGCAACGGCTACGCAGAAGACCGTTGACGGCCCATCCAACAAAGACTGGCGCGGTGGCCGCGGCATTCTGGAAAACATCATTCCTTCGAGCACTGGCGCAGCCAAGGCCGTGGGCGTGGTCATTCCTGAACTGAACAAGAAACTGACCGGCATGTCCTTCCGCGTGCCAACGTCCGACGTGTCCGTGGTCGACCTGACCGTGGAACTGGACAAGGCTGCCACCTACGAAGAAATCAAGGCCGAAATGAAGGCCCAGTCCGAAGGCGCTCTGAAGGGCGTGCTGGGCTACACCGAAGACAAGGTCGTCGCCACCGACTTCCGCGGTGACACCCGCACCTCGATCTTCGACGCCGACGCCGGCATCGCTCTGGACGGCACCTTCGTGAAGGTCGTTTCCTGGTACGACAACGAATGGGGCTACTCGAACAAGTGCCTGGAAATGGTGCGCGTGATGGCTGGCAAGTAA
- a CDS encoding DUF4398 domain-containing protein yields MSITLIRGAALALTVATLAACSSIPAPTAEMAVAQSTIQRVSTAPQVTAYAPVELQKARDLWSKAERAMEKKDYTEARRYAESAEAEARLAESKAQAAENDARLKAVQRGIQQAQPAR; encoded by the coding sequence ATGTCCATCACCCTCATTCGCGGTGCCGCTTTGGCACTGACTGTCGCCACTCTAGCAGCCTGCTCGTCCATCCCTGCGCCGACCGCAGAAATGGCGGTGGCCCAGAGCACGATTCAACGTGTTTCCACCGCTCCTCAAGTGACCGCCTACGCTCCGGTGGAGCTGCAGAAGGCCCGCGATCTGTGGAGCAAGGCGGAACGCGCGATGGAGAAGAAGGATTACACCGAAGCGCGCCGCTATGCCGAGTCCGCCGAAGCCGAAGCCCGTCTGGCCGAATCCAAGGCCCAGGCGGCCGAGAACGACGCACGCCTGAAGGCCGTGCAACGTGGCATCCAGCAAGCGCAGCCCGCACGCTGA
- a CDS encoding DUF924 family protein produces the protein MTQALDPTAQSVIRFWFEESTPQQWFAKDDAFDAAIHKRFGAVLEIAARGELWNWRANALGRLAEIIVLDQFSRNVWRDTPRAFSQDGMALVLTQEIIALGLDKDFTEAQRAFAYMPLMHSESLMVQDESIRQFTALGNPINLDFAQRHRAIVQRFGRYPHRNAVLGRESTTEETAFLQTPGSSF, from the coding sequence ATGACCCAAGCACTTGACCCCACCGCGCAATCCGTGATCCGCTTCTGGTTCGAGGAGTCGACGCCCCAGCAATGGTTCGCCAAGGACGATGCGTTCGACGCCGCCATCCACAAGCGCTTTGGCGCGGTGCTGGAAATCGCCGCGCGCGGTGAACTCTGGAACTGGCGCGCCAACGCTCTGGGCCGCCTGGCCGAAATCATCGTGCTCGACCAGTTCTCGCGCAACGTCTGGCGCGACACCCCGCGCGCCTTCTCGCAAGACGGCATGGCGCTGGTGCTCACGCAGGAAATCATCGCGCTCGGTCTGGACAAGGACTTCACCGAGGCGCAACGCGCCTTCGCCTACATGCCGCTGATGCACAGCGAATCGCTGATGGTGCAGGACGAATCGATCCGCCAGTTCACCGCACTCGGCAACCCGATCAATCTCGACTTCGCCCAACGCCACCGCGCAATCGTCCAGCGCTTTGGCCGCTATCCGCATCGCAATGCGGTGCTCGGGCGGGAAAGCACGACCGAGGAAACCGCCTTTCTGCAAACGCCCGGCAGCTCGTTCTGA
- a CDS encoding GyrI-like domain-containing protein — protein MIEPPQITDLARHCTTAIIHVRCTREEIQYVMGRGVRELLDAVRAQGVQPIAALYTHHLHRPTDRFDFEIGIPVDHPVRAAGRMRPGEWPPMRVARTVHCGRYEDLPQSWGRFKQWIETQGLSITSELWECYVTGPERGSDARLWRTELIQPLQ, from the coding sequence ATGATTGAGCCACCACAGATCACAGATCTCGCGCGCCATTGCACGACCGCCATCATCCACGTGCGCTGCACGCGGGAAGAAATCCAGTACGTCATGGGTCGTGGAGTGCGCGAGCTGCTGGACGCCGTCCGCGCACAGGGCGTCCAGCCCATCGCCGCGCTCTACACCCACCATCTGCATCGCCCCACGGATCGCTTCGACTTCGAGATCGGCATACCCGTCGATCACCCCGTCCGCGCAGCCGGGCGCATGCGCCCCGGCGAATGGCCGCCCATGCGCGTCGCGCGCACCGTGCACTGCGGCCGCTACGAAGACCTGCCGCAGTCCTGGGGGCGGTTCAAGCAATGGATAGAAACGCAGGGGCTGAGCATCACCTCCGAGTTGTGGGAATGCTATGTGACCGGGCCGGAACGTGGCTCGGATGCGCGGTTGTGGCGCACGGAGTTGATTCAGCCGCTGCAGTAG
- a CDS encoding peptidylprolyl isomerase, protein MNITKDTAVTLNYKITDPVTGKPLDSGDVAYLHGGYDNIFPKVEAALDGQAAGFSATIDLAVADAFGERDESLMRVIPKAEFPPGVKVGGQLQGPGNDGHMTVFNVVKIKGPEVHLDGNHPLAGQALKFQVKVTEVRAATPEEIAHKHVHGGHGHHH, encoded by the coding sequence ATGAACATCACCAAAGACACAGCGGTCACGCTGAACTACAAGATCACCGATCCCGTCACCGGCAAGCCGCTGGATTCGGGAGACGTGGCGTATCTGCATGGCGGCTACGACAATATTTTCCCCAAGGTCGAAGCGGCGCTGGACGGTCAGGCGGCGGGCTTTTCCGCCACCATCGATCTGGCGGTGGCCGATGCGTTCGGCGAGCGCGACGAGAGCCTGATGCGCGTGATTCCCAAGGCCGAATTTCCACCGGGAGTGAAGGTCGGCGGCCAACTGCAGGGCCCTGGCAACGATGGCCACATGACGGTTTTCAACGTCGTGAAGATCAAGGGCCCTGAAGTGCATCTGGATGGCAACCATCCGTTGGCCGGTCAGGCACTGAAATTCCAGGTGAAGGTGACCGAAGTGCGTGCTGCCACGCCCGAAGAAATCGCGCACAAGCATGTGCATGGTGGTCACGGTCATCACCATTGA
- a CDS encoding gamma-glutamyl-gamma-aminobutyrate hydrolase family protein has translation MTSTSSANRLKIGLSACFSHADPYRPLFTNKTLQYVEQTIAHWIMSAGAMVVMVPCPTGETALGDVTLSHYADWLDGVVMHGGADVWPGSYGEEPLKDAWLGDRIRDLYDLALVEAFEQAGKPIFGVCRGLQLINVAFGGTLYQDIETQHPGAQLHRDPVTYDQHFHEVEIVPNTRLARLYPGTNQVKVNSIHHQGIKQLAPGFDIEAWSYPDAVPEAIRRHPTHGHSYIAATQWHPEFRAHDGSILDARPILDDFLTACLRSKVQPLPGHSPFQIRDRASRLLKRALLRQR, from the coding sequence ATGACCAGCACCAGCTCTGCCAACCGTTTGAAGATCGGCCTCTCGGCCTGCTTTTCGCACGCCGATCCGTATCGCCCCCTGTTCACCAACAAGACGCTGCAGTACGTGGAGCAGACCATCGCGCACTGGATCATGTCCGCCGGTGCGATGGTGGTGATGGTGCCCTGCCCCACCGGCGAAACCGCGCTCGGCGACGTGACGCTCAGCCACTATGCCGACTGGCTGGACGGCGTCGTCATGCACGGTGGCGCGGACGTCTGGCCTGGCAGCTACGGCGAGGAGCCGCTCAAGGATGCGTGGCTCGGCGACCGGATTCGAGACCTCTACGATCTGGCCCTGGTCGAGGCCTTCGAGCAGGCGGGCAAGCCGATCTTCGGCGTGTGCCGCGGGCTGCAGCTCATCAACGTGGCATTCGGCGGCACGCTGTATCAGGACATCGAGACGCAACATCCCGGCGCGCAATTGCACCGCGATCCGGTCACCTACGACCAGCATTTTCACGAGGTCGAGATCGTGCCCAACACGCGATTGGCGCGGCTGTATCCCGGCACCAATCAGGTGAAGGTCAACAGTATTCACCATCAGGGCATCAAACAGCTCGCACCGGGTTTCGACATCGAAGCCTGGAGCTACCCGGACGCCGTGCCCGAGGCGATTCGCCGCCACCCCACGCACGGCCACAGCTACATCGCCGCCACGCAATGGCACCCGGAATTCCGCGCGCATGACGGCAGCATTCTGGATGCGCGTCCCATCCTTGACGACTTTCTGACCGCCTGCCTGCGCTCCAAAGTGCAACCCCTGCCGGGCCACAGCCCCTTCCAGATTCGTGATCGCGCATCGCGACTGCTCAAGCGCGCATTGCTGCGGCAGCGGTGA
- a CDS encoding DUF1439 domain-containing protein — MNLGSRTPHEESHCPQRRLLLGVAVSMGVLVAGCATSPSAMAQPSYTISAGQIQEAVGRKFPRNYGFGGLMNLALSDPQIHLRPDQNRLNTVIAVLASGPLLQARNYQGALDVDFSLRYESSDRTLRATDLHLNGLRMNGLNAQTEQMLQQYGSTLAQRSLQEVVLHQLTDKDLALVNGLGLEPGKFTVTPKGLVVTLQNKAVP; from the coding sequence ATGAACCTCGGAAGTCGCACGCCACACGAAGAATCTCATTGCCCACAACGCAGGTTGCTGCTGGGCGTTGCCGTGTCGATGGGTGTGCTGGTGGCCGGTTGTGCCACGTCTCCCAGCGCGATGGCGCAGCCCAGCTACACGATTTCGGCCGGGCAGATTCAGGAGGCGGTGGGGCGCAAGTTTCCGCGCAATTACGGCTTTGGCGGGCTCATGAATCTGGCGCTGAGCGATCCGCAGATCCATCTGCGCCCCGATCAGAACCGGCTGAACACGGTGATCGCCGTGCTCGCCTCGGGTCCGCTGCTGCAGGCGCGCAACTATCAGGGCGCGCTCGACGTGGATTTCTCGCTGCGCTATGAATCTTCGGACCGCACATTGCGCGCCACCGATCTGCATCTGAATGGATTGCGCATGAACGGACTCAACGCGCAGACCGAGCAGATGCTGCAGCAATACGGCAGCACGCTCGCGCAACGCTCGCTGCAGGAGGTGGTGCTGCACCAGTTGACCGACAAGGATCTTGCGCTGGTGAACGGCCTCGGGCTGGAGCCCGGCAAGTTCACGGTGACGCCCAAAGGGCTGGTGGTGACCTTGCAGAACAAGGCTGTCCCATGA
- a CDS encoding OmpA family protein: MMSPTKNNHVRRFGMLATSLVAVSMLAACASRNAPLEPLQKARAAVNTAMNDPKVVQLAPLELKSATDTLAKADNAWTKDADATEASHLSNLAVQRAQIAQNVAQTRQLDTDIKQAGVDAERARLQGDAANAQQQADKARAAAAANAAAAEQARQQALSAEQRAAESAAKVKSLQAQLDDLQAQQTERGLLVTLGDVLFEFGKADLTTQAAPRLDKLAKFLAEFPNRKLLIEGYTDSVGTTQFNQTLSEHRAAAVQSALVTRGVAADRITARGYGKEYPVADNSSPEGRAMNRRVEIVIADENGNLRSRR, encoded by the coding sequence ATGATGTCGCCAACCAAAAACAACCACGTCCGTCGCTTCGGCATGCTGGCCACCAGCCTCGTCGCCGTTTCCATGCTCGCAGCCTGCGCATCGCGCAATGCACCGCTGGAGCCGCTGCAAAAGGCGCGTGCCGCCGTCAACACGGCGATGAACGATCCCAAGGTCGTGCAGCTCGCACCGCTGGAATTGAAGTCTGCGACAGACACGCTCGCCAAGGCCGACAACGCCTGGACCAAGGATGCTGACGCCACCGAAGCGTCCCACCTGTCCAACCTGGCCGTTCAACGCGCCCAGATCGCCCAGAACGTGGCCCAGACGCGCCAGTTGGACACCGACATCAAGCAAGCCGGTGTGGACGCAGAACGCGCTCGCCTGCAAGGCGATGCCGCCAACGCGCAACAGCAGGCCGACAAGGCCCGTGCGGCAGCCGCCGCCAACGCTGCGGCCGCAGAGCAGGCTCGTCAGCAAGCGCTGAGCGCCGAGCAACGCGCGGCCGAATCCGCCGCCAAGGTCAAGAGCCTGCAAGCCCAGCTCGACGATCTGCAAGCGCAGCAAACCGAACGGGGCCTGCTGGTGACACTGGGTGACGTGCTGTTCGAATTCGGCAAGGCCGACCTGACCACGCAAGCCGCTCCGCGCCTGGACAAGCTCGCCAAGTTTCTGGCCGAGTTCCCGAACCGCAAGCTGCTGATCGAAGGCTACACCGACAGCGTCGGCACCACCCAGTTCAACCAGACGCTGTCCGAGCACCGCGCCGCCGCCGTGCAAAGCGCGCTCGTGACCCGTGGCGTGGCCGCTGACCGCATCACCGCGCGCGGCTACGGCAAGGAATATCCCGTGGCCGACAACAGCTCGCCCGAAGGCCGTGCCATGAACCGCCGCGTGGAAATCGTGATCGCCGACGAGAACGGCAACCTGCGCTCGCGTCGCTGA
- a CDS encoding SDR family oxidoreductase — MSFQDRRQGSTRTSSSSSSTTTSTSEAMQKPLVVVIVGASSGIGHATAVAFAQRGAKLALAARSADTLSPVVTECLAEGGSALGIPTDVTDAEAVQKLASRAVSHFGRIDVWVNAAGVGAVGRFDGMPLEANRRVIESNLLGHMHGAHVAMQHFREAERGLLVNLNSMGGWVGTPFEAAYSASKFGVRGLSESLRAEVADLPNVHICDVAPTRVDTPGLVNGANYTGHRLRSVMPMLDPRRVAQSIVALAYSSNPKPVTWLGASALPSRVAHAVSPTLYGRARRWFGERSQGQSVPMSDGNLYEPSADTSIDGGIRTARAEAATAAIVLGTVGLALGWFIGRRSR; from the coding sequence ATGAGCTTTCAGGACCGCAGACAGGGCTCCACCCGCACATCCTCTTCATCGTCGTCCACGACCACATCCACGTCCGAGGCGATGCAAAAGCCACTCGTCGTGGTGATCGTCGGCGCGTCCAGCGGCATCGGCCACGCCACGGCGGTTGCGTTCGCCCAGCGCGGCGCCAAGCTGGCACTGGCGGCACGCAGCGCGGACACGCTGTCTCCAGTCGTCACCGAATGTCTGGCCGAAGGCGGCTCTGCGTTGGGCATTCCCACCGACGTGACCGACGCCGAAGCCGTGCAGAAACTGGCGAGCCGCGCGGTCAGTCATTTCGGCCGCATCGACGTCTGGGTGAATGCCGCAGGCGTGGGTGCCGTGGGCCGTTTTGACGGCATGCCGCTCGAAGCCAATCGCCGCGTGATCGAATCCAATCTGCTCGGCCACATGCACGGCGCACATGTCGCGATGCAGCATTTCCGCGAAGCCGAACGTGGTCTGCTGGTCAATCTCAACTCCATGGGCGGCTGGGTCGGCACGCCGTTCGAGGCGGCCTACAGCGCCAGCAAGTTCGGCGTGCGCGGCCTCTCGGAGAGCCTGCGCGCCGAAGTCGCCGATCTGCCGAACGTGCACATCTGCGACGTGGCTCCCACGCGCGTCGACACGCCGGGTCTTGTCAACGGCGCGAACTACACCGGCCACCGCTTGCGCTCGGTCATGCCCATGCTCGATCCACGCCGCGTGGCGCAGTCCATCGTCGCGCTGGCCTATTCATCCAACCCCAAGCCTGTCACATGGCTGGGCGCATCGGCACTGCCAAGCCGGGTGGCCCACGCGGTCTCGCCCACGCTGTATGGGCGCGCCAGACGCTGGTTTGGCGAGCGCAGCCAAGGCCAGAGCGTGCCGATGAGCGACGGCAATCTGTACGAACCGTCTGCCGACACAAGCATCGACGGCGGCATCCGCACGGCGCGCGCCGAGGCCGCCACGGCGGCCATCGTGCTGGGCACCGTGGGGCTGGCACTCGGCTGGTTCATCGGTCGCCGTTCGCGCTGA
- a CDS encoding DUF11 domain-containing protein codes for MAYFAEFTTSLVSLASRSRTSISLAALGAALFASALPLGASATVIFDDYRGQQNLSNGAPVTPIAPNYYNNNDRGNVPLTNLINFAAGGTGNIASSGSLDDINWGSSAPQLCNKFTNNAACDTQILGRVVYALVQFPAAGSYSFQSYHDDEVKVDFSTKFSADTAANYRNFDYNVPVGALSDYTSESGNIPSIPGNFYAQQPSSCYVMRVYWNNRGGVNFLRMQWTKPDGTKEIIPAAQLRDPSLPESYASCANVATDLGVAKTAPATFTPGGALSYSIKVWNYGPVATSGATLADTLPSTVTLNGQPTCTPSGAATCDSVSNSGSAWTMITGVLPVNSSAGNPATAPTQGDYLTYTFNVTTSATAQSISNTATITSNDLNPDNNSSTMTSQNGGKASVTKTGPAKVALGEQFSYTLTVQNGLTTSLASAVVADQLPSNIKAVSVSGATCTNAPGSEGALLNCTLSSPIAAGASGSFTVTAVATSTGTVTNYASTNPNGSSTPGTPGRNCDANTYSCTSVQTQVVAPAVSVSKSFAPTSISTGGSSLLTITVSNTSASSIDLNSLTLTDTLPVNLTTTGSLMGNSCDGDLTSPGNTQLVLSGGVLAASGSCQLQWMVTSTTVGSYLNNIPAGGVTSAEGATNTTPAQATLVVNAPAAIDTTKVLSTVNGQPNAGQKLRGGDVLVYTLTVKNNGGVSGTTTLTETVPGGGTYTGSGEGWSTSPACTTAASTCNQTVTVPANASVSKTFTLTITPPVPTPTFINTVTSSNGDCNSCTISSPGVYADMAATPAKSQEVNVGDTVTVITSCTNKGPDYAVNATCMVTGAPAGATTTCTPAPQPVNPFQVGDKFTCTTTFKAEKSGSVFLTTTAKSDTRDPNAVNNKAISPVTIKEVTPPVVSEPTPVPVDSRWMLMLTALALVVAAAAMTQRRK; via the coding sequence ATGGCGTACTTCGCAGAGTTCACCACATCGCTTGTTTCGCTCGCTTCGCGTTCACGCACGTCCATTTCACTTGCCGCACTCGGCGCTGCCCTGTTCGCCTCAGCGTTGCCGCTTGGCGCAAGTGCCACGGTCATATTCGATGACTACCGGGGACAGCAGAATCTATCGAATGGCGCTCCGGTCACGCCGATCGCCCCGAACTACTACAACAACAATGACAGAGGCAACGTTCCGCTGACCAACCTCATCAACTTCGCAGCGGGCGGCACGGGCAACATCGCCAGTTCAGGCTCGCTCGACGACATCAACTGGGGCAGCAGTGCGCCACAGCTGTGCAACAAATTCACGAACAACGCTGCCTGCGACACGCAGATTCTGGGGCGCGTCGTCTATGCGCTGGTGCAGTTTCCAGCCGCAGGTTCGTACAGCTTTCAGTCGTACCACGACGATGAGGTGAAGGTCGATTTCTCCACCAAGTTCTCGGCGGACACGGCGGCCAACTATCGCAACTTCGACTACAACGTTCCGGTCGGCGCGCTCAGCGACTACACCAGCGAGTCCGGCAACATCCCCTCCATTCCCGGCAACTTCTACGCGCAGCAGCCCAGCAGTTGCTACGTCATGCGCGTGTACTGGAACAACCGCGGCGGCGTGAACTTCCTGCGCATGCAATGGACCAAGCCCGACGGTACGAAGGAAATCATTCCCGCCGCCCAGTTGCGCGACCCATCACTGCCGGAGTCTTATGCCAGCTGCGCCAACGTGGCAACCGATCTGGGCGTGGCCAAGACTGCTCCCGCCACATTCACACCCGGCGGGGCGCTGAGCTATTCCATCAAGGTATGGAACTACGGTCCTGTCGCCACCAGCGGCGCAACCCTCGCGGATACATTGCCAAGCACCGTCACGCTGAACGGGCAACCCACCTGCACGCCATCGGGCGCAGCCACCTGTGACTCTGTCAGCAATTCCGGCAGCGCCTGGACGATGATCACCGGCGTGCTGCCCGTGAACAGCTCGGCTGGCAATCCTGCCACCGCGCCGACGCAAGGTGACTATCTCACCTACACCTTCAACGTGACCACCAGCGCAACGGCGCAAAGCATCAGCAACACCGCGACGATCACCAGCAACGATCTGAATCCGGACAACAACTCCAGCACCATGACCAGCCAGAACGGCGGCAAGGCCAGCGTCACCAAGACCGGCCCTGCCAAGGTGGCCTTGGGCGAACAGTTCAGCTACACGCTCACCGTGCAGAACGGGCTGACCACGTCACTCGCCAGCGCCGTCGTCGCTGATCAGTTGCCATCCAACATCAAGGCTGTCTCGGTGAGTGGCGCAACCTGCACCAATGCACCGGGCTCCGAAGGTGCATTGCTGAACTGTACACTCAGTTCACCGATCGCTGCTGGCGCAAGCGGCAGCTTCACCGTCACCGCTGTCGCCACCAGCACGGGCACGGTGACCAACTATGCATCGACCAACCCGAACGGCAGCAGCACGCCCGGCACACCGGGGCGCAACTGCGATGCCAACACCTACAGTTGCACCAGCGTGCAGACACAGGTCGTCGCACCAGCCGTGAGCGTCAGCAAATCGTTCGCGCCCACCAGCATCAGCACGGGTGGATCGAGCCTGCTGACAATCACGGTGAGCAACACCAGCGCAAGCAGCATCGACCTGAATTCCCTGACGCTCACCGACACACTGCCCGTCAACCTCACCACCACCGGCTCGCTGATGGGCAACTCCTGTGATGGCGATCTGACCAGCCCCGGCAACACACAACTGGTGCTGAGCGGCGGTGTGCTGGCGGCCAGTGGATCGTGCCAACTGCAGTGGATGGTGACATCGACCACCGTTGGCAGCTATCTGAACAACATTCCCGCTGGCGGCGTCACTTCTGCCGAAGGCGCAACCAACACCACGCCCGCACAAGCCACGCTGGTGGTGAACGCGCCCGCCGCCATCGACACCACCAAAGTGCTCTCCACGGTGAACGGTCAGCCCAACGCGGGCCAGAAGCTGCGCGGCGGCGACGTGCTGGTGTACACCCTCACCGTCAAGAACAACGGTGGTGTGTCAGGCACCACCACCCTCACGGAGACCGTGCCCGGCGGCGGCACCTACACCGGCAGCGGCGAAGGCTGGAGCACATCGCCAGCGTGCACCACCGCTGCCAGTACCTGCAATCAAACCGTGACGGTCCCTGCCAATGCGAGCGTCTCGAAAACGTTCACGCTGACCATCACTCCGCCAGTGCCGACGCCCACGTTCATCAACACCGTCACCAGCAGCAACGGTGACTGCAACAGCTGCACGATTTCATCTCCCGGCGTGTATGCCGACATGGCGGCCACACCGGCCAAATCACAGGAAGTGAATGTGGGCGATACCGTCACCGTGATCACCAGTTGCACCAACAAGGGTCCCGACTACGCAGTCAACGCCACCTGCATGGTGACTGGTGCACCTGCCGGAGCCACCACCACCTGCACACCCGCACCGCAGCCGGTCAACCCCTTCCAGGTAGGCGACAAGTTCACTTGCACGACCACCTTCAAGGCAGAGAAGTCGGGCTCCGTGTTCCTGACAACCACCGCCAAGTCCGACACCCGCGACCCCAACGCAGTCAACAACAAAGCCATCTCGCCCGTCACGATCAAGGAAGTCACACCACCCGTGGTGAGCGAACCAACGCCCGTTCCCGTGGACTCGCGCTGGATGCTGATGCTGACGGCACTCGCGCTGGTCGTCGCCGCGGCCGCCATGACCCAGCGCCGCAAGTAA
- a CDS encoding HPF/RaiA family ribosome-associated protein, which produces MQVQVHTNDKIQGGESLAQWVQQEVSTRLSRFKESVTRVEVFFSDSDAPSKAGSPDKRCVIEARPAGRQPVAANAEAPKVADALTAALEKLLRGLEADQGRVRDKNNRESIRDAEQP; this is translated from the coding sequence ATGCAAGTGCAAGTACATACCAACGACAAGATCCAGGGCGGCGAATCCTTGGCTCAATGGGTACAGCAAGAAGTGTCCACCCGGCTCTCGCGCTTCAAGGAGAGCGTCACGCGTGTGGAGGTGTTCTTCTCCGATTCCGATGCGCCTTCGAAGGCCGGCTCTCCAGACAAAAGGTGCGTGATCGAGGCGCGCCCTGCAGGCCGTCAGCCCGTGGCCGCGAACGCCGAAGCCCCCAAGGTGGCGGACGCGTTGACGGCAGCGCTGGAGAAGTTGCTGCGCGGACTCGAAGCCGACCAGGGCCGCGTCCGCGACAAGAACAACCGTGAGTCGATTCGAGACGCTGAACAGCCTTGA